Proteins co-encoded in one Kribbella qitaiheensis genomic window:
- a CDS encoding MFS transporter, which translates to MIKTLAGFGAFGLFWGAWGASLPAVKAEAQVSDGQLGAALLMVGLGALVSMRFTGYLIDRYGGVVLPAVVLLFGLCGVLPALANSAVTLGATLFLLGATSGATDVAINATGSTAEATTGKPLMNLAHGLFSIAVVVASLGTAGLRAAGAGALPVLGGVFVLIALVVVVVLAPGSRNSAPRVVEEKAPRRLEPALLVFGGLCALAYVVENAWQSWGAVHLDTSLHAAPALASSAAAVFAAAAATGRIGGNALLKRFHPVQLLVVGGAVAAVGTVVAATAGQAWLALVGIGIAGLGTSVCAPTIIGMAGAWAGPERRAGAISTVTTIAYLGFLLGPAAVGAASSAWSLPVALSGVSVLAVFVAVLGPVAGRAVAEQRSS; encoded by the coding sequence GTGATCAAAACACTTGCCGGGTTCGGTGCCTTCGGTCTGTTCTGGGGTGCGTGGGGTGCGAGCCTTCCCGCGGTCAAGGCGGAGGCGCAGGTCAGTGACGGCCAGTTGGGAGCCGCTTTGCTCATGGTCGGTCTCGGTGCGCTCGTCTCGATGCGGTTCACCGGCTACCTGATCGATCGGTACGGCGGCGTCGTGCTGCCCGCTGTCGTCCTGCTTTTCGGCCTGTGCGGAGTGCTGCCTGCCCTGGCCAACTCGGCCGTCACTCTCGGTGCGACACTGTTCCTGCTGGGTGCCACTTCTGGCGCAACCGACGTAGCTATCAACGCGACCGGCTCCACGGCCGAGGCGACTACCGGCAAGCCGCTGATGAACCTGGCCCACGGGCTGTTCTCGATCGCCGTAGTCGTAGCAAGCCTCGGTACTGCGGGTCTACGCGCGGCCGGCGCCGGTGCGCTGCCAGTACTCGGCGGTGTCTTCGTCCTGATCGCCTTGGTCGTCGTAGTTGTCCTCGCACCCGGCTCACGGAACTCAGCCCCGCGAGTCGTCGAGGAGAAGGCGCCACGCAGGCTGGAGCCCGCTTTGCTGGTCTTCGGCGGCCTCTGCGCGCTGGCCTACGTAGTGGAGAACGCCTGGCAGAGCTGGGGCGCTGTACACCTCGACACGTCACTGCACGCCGCTCCTGCACTCGCCTCCAGCGCTGCAGCTGTCTTTGCCGCAGCTGCAGCCACTGGGCGGATCGGTGGCAACGCTCTGCTCAAGCGATTCCATCCTGTTCAGCTACTGGTCGTCGGAGGAGCCGTGGCCGCCGTCGGCACGGTCGTAGCCGCTACGGCCGGTCAGGCTTGGCTGGCCCTGGTCGGGATCGGGATAGCCGGACTTGGTACGTCGGTCTGCGCGCCGACCATCATCGGCATGGCCGGCGCTTGGGCGGGACCCGAGCGACGTGCAGGCGCAATCTCCACCGTTACCACCATCGCCTACCTGGGCTTCCTGCTCGGCCCGGCTGCGGTAGGTGCCGCCTCCAGCGCGTGGTCGTTGCCG
- a CDS encoding alpha/beta hydrolase produces MSETAVLSAVEGAEVVFRLADPEHALPGVRLWEELGIAAELLEFKPVDYGWELRLARPSVHRMEYLFDVADLGMRTDPTNPRVVGGAFGEHSWLPLPGYVEPRWIAIEPIAADLTLLAVETTPVGPVDVQVWAPAGIAPGFELPLLLSHDGPEFAAYAGLTHYAGAMVADGTLPPFRLALIRPTSRNLWYAANPQYAEALTGHVLPAIASQYKSKLPVLMGASLGGLAALYAEWHHPGTFDGLFLQSASFFTLSTDPQESKFEYYAEVTGFVNQVLEATAAPTRPALGMTAGTPEENVHNNRVMAAHLTELGLDVDFNETPDMHNFTAWRDVFDPTLTELLQRTWN; encoded by the coding sequence ATGTCTGAAACAGCGGTGCTGAGTGCGGTCGAGGGGGCTGAGGTGGTGTTCCGCCTCGCGGACCCCGAGCACGCGCTGCCCGGAGTACGGCTCTGGGAGGAGCTCGGGATCGCTGCCGAGCTGCTGGAGTTCAAGCCGGTGGACTACGGCTGGGAGCTGCGGCTCGCGCGGCCCTCGGTGCACCGGATGGAGTACTTGTTCGATGTCGCGGACCTCGGGATGCGGACGGATCCGACCAACCCGCGGGTGGTCGGCGGGGCGTTCGGCGAACACTCCTGGCTACCGCTGCCCGGGTACGTCGAGCCGCGCTGGATCGCTATCGAGCCGATCGCGGCCGACCTGACTCTGCTGGCGGTCGAGACGACGCCGGTAGGACCGGTCGACGTACAGGTCTGGGCTCCGGCGGGTATCGCGCCAGGATTCGAGCTGCCGTTGCTGCTGTCTCACGACGGGCCGGAGTTCGCCGCGTACGCTGGGCTGACGCACTACGCCGGAGCGATGGTTGCTGATGGCACCTTGCCGCCGTTCCGGTTGGCGCTGATCCGGCCGACTTCGCGAAACCTCTGGTACGCCGCGAACCCGCAGTACGCCGAAGCCCTGACCGGCCACGTGCTGCCCGCTATCGCCTCGCAGTACAAGAGCAAGCTGCCCGTACTGATGGGCGCGAGCCTCGGCGGGCTGGCTGCCCTGTACGCCGAGTGGCACCACCCGGGCACGTTCGACGGGCTCTTCCTGCAGTCGGCGTCGTTCTTCACCCTCAGCACCGACCCGCAGGAATCCAAGTTCGAGTACTACGCCGAGGTCACCGGATTCGTGAACCAGGTGCTCGAGGCAACCGCGGCCCCGACTCGCCCGGCGCTCGGGATGACGGCCGGGACACCCGAGGAGAACGTGCACAACAACCGCGTGATGGCCGCCCACCTAACCGAACTCGGCCTGGACGTCGACTTCAACGAGACACCCGACATGCACAACTTCACCGCCTGGCGCGATGTCTTCGACCCGACCCTGACCGAACTCCTGCAGCGCACCTGGAACTGA